A window from Diachasmimorpha longicaudata isolate KC_UGA_2023 chromosome 5, iyDiaLong2, whole genome shotgun sequence encodes these proteins:
- the LOC135162794 gene encoding mitochondrial ribonuclease P catalytic subunit, translating into MAMFRFRPFGLSLARFSTMELSPEEVKIRKLPAQTRQDPNLLINKYLLNNEKVESDMWTKIREELVSKKGIYVTPVNVDAVIMDSCCAMGQHGSALDYCDYLKAQNHKFNLAATAKYFKLLTDNKKCLSEKEKEDVLQMYDSLRKDYPLLNPSTAEACIRGLCKTVRWRESLELLQMIEEHANVRGEVLTCIIAAAFDNNEPDIAWEFMAKIGPRFRPSKSVYRSFVEYYGKVSTSAEELQGHVEKLFETLAEWDIYPWLEVLEEVGGALGKYGWSGEQASINTTGVCSSCGYILSQLEVNKEDFDHLANSFQSRGIIGKDIYDKTDPKELARFQLFVEESKPYDIVIDGLNVEYGLWNNHTQKVTGEKLAQVVRLFRQQGKKVVVMGRKHMLRWRPDCMRYIQNNARVFFANNISEDDPYTIMAALSGGLKTYILSRDLMRQHKFVLSDPFLQKTFKLWLLTRQIRPTIKGHLANKTVFLIYPPNYLPIAQKDDNGWHIPSLGNHHFAQSAGYDLSQPWYCLRKERVAVTKKPQIRLDRYAKR; encoded by the exons ATGGCCATGTTTCGGTTTCGACCCTTTGGGTTGTCTCTTGCACGGTTCTCGACGATGGAGCTATCCCCGGAGGAAGTGAAAATCCGGAAACTCCCGGCGCAGACGAGGCAGGATCCAAACTTGCTCATTAACAAGTATCTTCTAAACAACGAGAAAGTGGAGAGTGACATGTGGACAAAGATTCGAGAGGAGTTGGTGTCCAAGAAAGGGATCTACGTGACTCCTGTGAATGTTGATGCAGTCATAATGGACAGCTGCTGTGCTATGGGCCAGCACGGATCTGCCCTGGACTACTGTGACTACCTAAAGGCACAG AATCACAAATTCAATTTGGCTGCGACAGCGAAATACTTCAAACTCCTGAcagacaataaaaaatgctTGAGTGAAAAGGAGAAAGAAGACGTGCTCCAGATGTACGATAGCCTCAGGAAGGACTACCCTCTGTTGAATCCTTCCACAGCGGAGGCGTGTATCAGGGGTCTCTGCAAGACGGTGAGGTGGAGGGAGTCCTTAGAGTTGCTGCAGATGATCGAGGAGCATGCGAACGTCCGCGGTGAGGTCCTCACGTGCATCATCGCCGCGGCTTTTGACAATAACGAGCCTGATATCGCCTGGGAGTTCATGGCTAAAATTGGGCCGCGTTTTCGCCCCAGCAAGTCGGTTTACAGAAGCTTCGTGGAGTACTATGGGAAAGTCTCGACGAGTGCTGAGGAACTGCAGGGCCATGTCGAGAAACTGTTCGAGACACTGGCTGAGTGGGACATCTACCCTTGGTTGGAGGTTCTGGAGGAGGTTGGTGGAGCTCTGGGGAAGTATGGGTGGAGTGGAGAGCAGGCTTCCATCAACACAAC TGGGGTATGTTCGAGCTGCGGTTATATCTTGTCCCAGTTAGAGGTGAATAAAGAAGATTTCGACCATTTAGCCAACTCTTTCCAGTCCCGGGGCATCATTGGCAAGGACATTTATGACAAAACTGATCCTAAGGAACTCGCAAGATTTCAATTATTCGTTGAAGAGAGCAAGCCTTATGATATAGTCATTGATGGTCTGAACGTAGAGTACGGCCTCTGGAACAATCACACGCAGAAGGTCACGGGGGAGAAG CTGGCACAGGTAGTGCGTCTCTTCAGGCAACAAGGGAAGAAGGTAGTGGTGATGGGTCGAAAACACATGTTGAGATGGAGGCCTGACTGCATGAGGTACATTCAGAACAATGCGAGAGTCTTTTTTGCCAATAATAT TTCGGAGGACGACCCATACACGATAATGGCAGCCCTAAGTGGTGGATTAAAGACATACATACTCAGCAGAGATCTGATGCGACAGCACAAATTCGTTTTATCTGATCCATTCCTACAAAAAACCTTCAAACTCTGGCTACTCACCCGTCAAATTCGTCCCACAATCAAGGGCCACCTTGCGAACAAGACTGTATTCTTGATTTACCCGCCTAATTATCTTCCTATTGCCCAAAAAGATGACAATGGATGGCATATCCCCTCTCTAGGGAACCATCACTTCGCACAGTCTGCGGGTTATGACCTCTCTCAGCCATGGTACTGCCTCAGGAAGGAAAGAGTGGCGGTGACGAAGAAACCGCAAATAAGATTGGATCGGTATGCTAAGAGATGA